The DNA window TGGGCAGAAGAGGGGGCAGCCAGGGGAGGGCAGCTGCCCCCCAGACACCGAAACAGCCCCACAAATGAGCAGCCACGCCAAAATCCCTCATGTCAAACTGCTTTATTACATCTTAAATAACAGTACAGTGAATATAGGATCTATCTTGCATCCAGCTTCCTTGCAGTACActgactttaaaattaaatacaaaaggtGAGGGACAGGGTGCAGAGAGCTCTACAGGGGTGCcgaggggggtgggggcggggtggggggtgcttGTCCCACTCTCTGCGGGTCCAGGGCGCAGGGCACACAGGATGGTGCAAACACAGGATGGAGAAGCCACTGCTGCCTCTACGGGAGTGCTTGGTGCGGGGAGGAGGCCCGCGCCGTCCCACGCCACTGCTCCACACTGGACGCGCACACAACCAGGGACGTCTGCGTGTTAGAAAAATGGTCTGCCTCGGTGCAAAAGGCTGGTTCCACGAGAGAGCCGGGGTCTCCATTCCCTGtaccaccccgccccaccccccaattcCAACAGCAATCGTTTGGAACAGGActtgtttttaaaggaataaagaaaacagtgaaTATCCCGCTAGGTGAGTGTGTAGAGCCGCTGACTGCACGGCTTCCGATGCGATGCGTGTGCACAGAGGAGCAATGGTTACAGCTTTAAAGAGgttatttctgaaaagaaagagaacatcTAAGGACTGAGTCCTATATGCACTTTTGAGCATTTCTACAGCATGCGATTCTAAGAGTAAACCCACCCGATATGGCAAAcgatcaaattttttaaaatttaacttagaAAGTTTGAGatcattattttcaaaacattGATTTGTACATTGTTTCATACACAAATAACTGACTGACTATCCAAGCACAGGACGGGCACCTCGCTTGAGAACAGAGGCTCCTGACGGTCAGGGTGGGGCACAGGGTAGTGTCGCGCTGTTGCTGTTGTATGAACTTCCCTCCAGCTTCACAAGGAGACCCAAGGTGAGATTAAAACTGAACTGAGAAGGTAGAGGGGGCGGGCTGGGGCGCAAAGGTGCCTGATGGTGTCCACTGTTCGTCCACGGCGCGTGCTCGGTTCCTTGACTTCTCAGCGTCATCCTTCTATGCCGTGTGTGCACACAACGATCATGTGACACGAGACGAAAAGTAAAAAAACTAGGGACTAAATTTACATCATTCACAATTCCAGAGAGGCTGCACTAGACCCTCTTTCTCTGTTTAACTACTGAACagaaaggaatatattttaaggAGGAAATATGAATGTCTTCAAAATCCTGTTACAAACACAACCTGAAACTTAGAATCAATTACAAGATGAAGTCCTCAACTTGTTTTTCATGAACATCACAAAACAGGATCACTGATCTAGAATTCAAAGAAACTAGTAAAAAAGTGTGTCTGTCTTACAATTACACTCAAGTTTACCTTctggttaacatttttattatagtatttccttttaaattcattcaagacaaaaaaaaaaaataaacaaagacaatGGTCCCGGAAGGAATGCACGATTTGTTTTAGTTTACAGCACAGAGATTCTTCTCTTAATGGGAATTGTGCTCTTGGTTTCAGCAATAAGTGAAGGGAAAAGGTCTTGCCCTTTTGAAGTTCTGAGGGGTGCAGGGCGTCCGCGTTAGTAGGGGTGGATTGGAAATGCTATCACTGTAACGCTCCAAGGTTGGAATGGTCTTCCAGTCACAGCGGCGTCCACCTGCTGCTTTAAACAGAGTTTAGAGAAACGTGAAGAGAAACGGAACACGCTGGTGCAGGTGCACAGTCAGTATGACGGCTGCACCCGCTCGCGGCTGAGGGCACAGAAGTGCTCCAAGCTGACACCAATGCTCACCTGCCCACAAGTCCAGATCAACTACATCCAAATTAATCTTAGAAACCCCGACCCACAATTTCATACGTAGAGCTACAGCAGGAAGGGCACGGGGCTGCTCCTTACCTGTTGGTGTTAGTTCCAGATCTTGAGGAAGCTGTCCCAGGACCCTGTTGCCACGGCCATCCCGTCGTCAGTCACCCCCAGGCAGCTGACGCGGTTGTCATGCCCGGCCAAGACCCCTGGGAGCAGATGACAGCATGGTCACCCCTGGATCCAGCCACTCCCTGAAGCAGACCCAGAAGCCCCCAAGGTTCAGTTCCTGCCAGGCCTCAGTGGTGAGGAAAGGAcaccaggaaggagaggaagcctGGTCAAGTGGAAACTAAACTGAAGCTCACGCCCACTCTTGTCCAAGGCGAGGAAGGGTCAGCGTGCTCCTCTCCCATGGTGGACGTGCCCACGGCGGCGGGAGGGAttcaaacagaaggaaaacacacTGGAGAACCTGGCAACGTGTCTGTTATCAAGACACGTGGATGACAGCATGACAACAAGGAACATACACAACTGAAAGGCACAAACACACCCACTCAACAACCTAGGGCCTCTTGCACCAATTCCTGAACACTCCCGACAATAAAAAGCTTAAATAAAAAATgcaacaggggacttccctggtggcgcagtggttaagaatctgcctgccagttcaggggacacgggttccagccctggtccgagaagatcccacacgccgcagaccaactaagtccgtgcgccacaactactgagcctgggctctagagcccgtgcgccacaactactgagcccacgtgccacaactactgaagcccgtgcgcctagagcccatgctccacaacaagagaagccaccgcaacgagaagcccgcgcaccacaacgaagagcagcccccactcgctgcaaccagagaaagcccgtgcgcagcaacgaagacccaatgcagccaaaataaataaataaataaataaatttatttaaaagaagcaaCAGAAAGCACAACAAAAATACAGCACGAGAGTGAAGGCTGTAGGCTGTTCTTCATTTGTTCGTGATGCCCGGGGCCTGGTGCAGAGCACAGAATACAGAAGGTTGGTGATGGACGCTGAGGGAGGGCCTTTGGGATATCACAGAGTGAACCCCACCCAAGACAGGGCCTCCTGTCGACACTCAGCAGTCATCAGCCAGAAAGTTCCACATTTTTCCAGAGGAATCCGAGCCACATCTCAGAGCACCCCCATGCGCCTCCTGCACTCCTCTGAGTGTCAGCAGGCACTGTCGGGGCAGAGGCCGCGGGCGCCGGGGGCACGTGGGGGAGCAGGAGAGGCAAGAGGGGCTCAATGCAGAGCAGGAAGCAGATCCACCCAGAGCGGGAGGCCATGGGCTCGGAGCCAcgctcccttccccaccctctccgGCACTGAAGACTCCATGAGCATCAATTCATGCGCCTGAACCCCCGTCTTCAACACTGCAAGTTCTCATCTTTTGCACAACCTGCGTTTTAATGCACTTGAGAGCGACACACCTCTTGCCTGCCTCTCACGTGTGAGCTCCAGTCTGTGCTTCCAACGTGCCCGATGGAGGGGGGCCGTGAAGACCAAGTGGCTGGCCCATTCCTGCCCACCGTGTGCCGCCGCCGAGAGCCCGCCGCCACTGGCCTGCCTCCCGTCCCCATGCCGGGCCTACATATCTCAGCTCGCGTGCGGCCCGTCCGTGCTGGTGAGCTGGCGAGGCGCAGCAGCTGCCTACCTGCCCTGTCGGCCTTGAGGGCGTCCCAGACGTTGCAGTTGAAGTCGTCGTACCCTGCGAGGAGGAGGCGCCCGCTCTTGGAGAAGGAGACGGAGGTGATCCCGCAGATGATGTTGTCATGGGAATAAGTCATGAGCTCCTGATCCGCACGGAGGTCGAACAGCCTGCAGGTAGCATCGTCCGAGCCAGTGGCAAACGCATTGCCGTTTGGAAAGAACTGGAGAGAGAAAGCAAACCAAGACGATTTGCAAACGCACAGAAAGAAATACTGGAAACGTAAACTGCCTGACAGCAGAGTGACTGCAGGCCCCGCACGGGGGTGGCGCGACGTGCTCGTCCTCCCCGAAGAGCcggcttcccctccccaccccgtcctCCCAAGGAGGCAGCAGGAGCGTGGCCATCACCGATGGGCTGGGCTCCTTGCAGGCCGCCGGCCGCCAGGCTGAGCCCGGGGAGGACGGCTCCTTGCGAGGCCGGGCCCACCGGTCAGGGTGCCAGGGACAAGGGCAGGCTGCCTCAACCGCCGTGCCCCACGCGCCCCCGCAGAGCTGGGCCAACGGGCTCAGCTGCGGCACTGCCTGTCCCTGACGGGGGAAGCCGCGTGATACAGTCACTGGTCACCCCGAGACCGGGAGATACGCCAGGCCTCAGCAAGGACAGATCAAGTCACGGCTAAGTCTCCCACAGGGAGTTTTTTTCAATTTGACTGTATCTGCATAGAAAAGAGAGACCATCTAACCCTGAAAACATTCCCAAATTTGAAGATGCAGCCCGTGGCTCCGGAGCAGGACTCTAACGCGCTAACGGCCGGCGAAGGGCCCCCGCCCCGCACCTCGGACCCCAACTCACACAGATGGCGTTGATGTCGGACTCGTGGCCGGTGAAGGTCTGCCGGCACATCCCTTCTCGCACGTCCCAGAGTTTGGCTGAAGCATCACAAGCACCAGAGACAAACAGTCTGGTGTCCGGAGCAAGCGAAAGGCTCATGACATCGCCGGTGTGTCCAGTGAACGTGGTCGTCTGCTGGCCGGTCTCAATGTCCCACAGGGCACTGGAGCAGAGCAATGACAGCGGTCACCCCACTTGCTCAGGAGACCAGTCCCGTGACAAACGGTCCTTCAAACCCCCCAGGACTGCAGTAAACGTCTGCACTTAAGACAAATCTAAAACCTGTAATGCTACTTTGTTCAGAGGGGTTTGTTACAAAGCAAACGaataaacacaataaacaaaCACAATACAGATGAGCACACGCCCACGGGCTTTATGGTAACTGTGATTTCCACGTCAACTCAAACACCAACAAAAGAGGGAGCCCGAGTCCCTTTCAAGGAGGGATGCATGCGGCCCCCGCGTGGGCTCAACGAGGGGCAGCAGGAAGCTCCCGGCTGCCATCCCAGGCTGGACAGAAAACGCGCTCTCTGCTGCTGCCAGCTCCATGCCCTCCAGGGTCCCACGGGCTGGGATGAGGAGATGACGGCCCTTAACTGGGGTCACTCAGCGGCAGCAGAGCT is part of the Balaenoptera musculus isolate JJ_BM4_2016_0621 chromosome 1, mBalMus1.pri.v3, whole genome shotgun sequence genome and encodes:
- the GNB1 gene encoding guanine nucleotide-binding protein G(I)/G(S)/G(T) subunit beta-1 isoform X2, producing the protein MSELDQLRQEAEQLKNQIRDARKACADATLSQITNNVDPVGRIQMRTRRTLRGHLAKIYAMHWGTDSRLLVSASQDGKLIIWDSYTTNKVHAIPLRSSWVMTCAYAPSGNYVACGGLDNICSIYNLKTREGNVRVSRELAGHTGYLSCCRFLDDNQIVTSSGDTTCALWDIETGQQTTTFTGHTGDVMSLSLAPDTRLFVSGACDASAKLWDVREGMCRQTFTGHESDINAICFFPNGNAFATGSDDATCRLFDLRADQELMTYSHDNIICGITSVSFSKSGRLLLAGYDDFNCNVWDALKADRAGVLAGHDNRVSCLGVTDDGMAVATGSWDSFLKIWN
- the GNB1 gene encoding guanine nucleotide-binding protein G(I)/G(S)/G(T) subunit beta-1 isoform X3, producing the protein MFWRPDRKHFGIKDARKACADATLSQITNNVDPVGRIQMRTRRTLRGHLAKIYAMHWGTDSRLLVSASQDGKLIIWDSYTTNKVHAIPLRSSWVMTCAYAPSGNYVACGGLDNICSIYNLKTREGNVRVSRELAGHTGYLSCCRFLDDNQIVTSSGDTTCALWDIETGQQTTTFTGHTGDVMSLSLAPDTRLFVSGACDASAKLWDVREGMCRQTFTGHESDINAICFFPNGNAFATGSDDATCRLFDLRADQELMTYSHDNIICGITSVSFSKSGRLLLAGYDDFNCNVWDALKADRAGVLAGHDNRVSCLGVTDDGMAVATGSWDSFLKIWN
- the GNB1 gene encoding guanine nucleotide-binding protein G(I)/G(S)/G(T) subunit beta-1 isoform X1, whose translation is MRTRRTLRGHLAKIYAMHWGTDSRLLVSASQDGKLIIWDSYTTNKVHAIPLRSSWVMTCAYAPSGNYVACGGLDNICSIYNLKTREGNVRVSRELAGHTGYLSCCRFLDDNQIVTSSGDTTCALWDIETGQQTTTFTGHTGDVMSLSLAPDTRLFVSGACDASAKLWDVREGMCRQTFTGHESDINAICFFPNGNAFATGSDDATCRLFDLRADQELMTYSHDNIICGITSVSFSKSGRLLLAGYDDFNCNVWDALKADRAGVLAGHDNRVSCLGVTDDGMAVATGSWDSFLKIWN